In Dermochelys coriacea isolate rDerCor1 chromosome 10, rDerCor1.pri.v4, whole genome shotgun sequence, one DNA window encodes the following:
- the FOXB1 gene encoding forkhead box protein B1, translating to MPRPGRNTYSDQKPPYSYISLTAMAIQSSPEKMLPLSEIYKFIMDRFPYYRENTQRWQNSLRHNLSFNDCFIKIPRRPDQPGKGSFWALHPSCGDMFENGSFLRRRKRFKVLKSDHLAPSKPADAAQYLQQQAKLRLSALAAGGPHLPQMSTYSLGVSQPSGFKHPFAIENIIAREYKMPGGLAFSAMQPVPAAYPLPNQLTTVGSSIGTGWPHMYSPGMIDTAAPISMASGDYSAYGVPLKPLCHGGQTLPAIPVPIKPTPAAVPALPALPAPIPTILSNSPPSLSPTSSQTATSQSSPATPSETLTSPASALHSVAVH from the coding sequence ATGCCTCGCCCGGGCAGGAACACGTACAGCGACCAGAAGCCGCCCTACTCCTACATCTCGCTGACGGCCATGGCCATCCAGAGCTCGCCGGAGAAGATGCTGCCCCTGAGCGAGATCTACAAGTTCATCATGGACCGGTTCCCCTACTACCGGGAGAACACGCAGCGCTGGCAGAACTCCCTGCGCCACAACCTCTCCTTCAACGACTGCTTCATCAAGATCCCGCGCCGGCCCGACCAGCCGGGCAAGGGCAGCTTCTGGGCGCTGCACCCGAGCTGCGGCGACATGTTCGAGAACGGCAGCTTCCTGCGGCGCCGCAAGCGCTTCAAGGTGCTCAAGTCCGACCACCTGGCCCCCAGCAAGCCGGCGGACGCGGCCCAGTACCTGCAGCAGCAGGCCAAGCTGCGGCTCAGCGCCCTGGCGGCCGGCGGCCCCCACCTGCCGCAGATGTCCACCTACAGCCTGGGGGTCTCCCAGCCCTCCGGCTTCAAGCACCCCTTCGCCATCGAGAACATCATCGCCCGCGAGTACAAGATGCCGGGCGGGCTGGCCTTCTCCGCCATGCAGCCCGTGCCGGCCGCCTACCCGCTCCCCAACCAGTTGACTACGGTGGGCAGCTCCATTGGCACCGGCTGGCCCCACATGTACAGCCCCGGCATGATAGACACGGCCGCCCCCATCTCCATGGCCAGCGGCGATTACAGTGCCTACGGGGTGCCCCTCAAGCCCCTGTGCCACGGGGGCCAGACTTTGCCAGCCATCCCCGTGCCCATCAAACCCACCCCGGCGGCGGTGCCGGCCCTGCCGGCCCTGCCAGCGCCCATCCCCACCATCCTCTCGAACTCGCCCCCCTCGCTCAGCCCGACCTCGTCCCAAACAGCCACCAGCCAAAGCAGCCCCGCGACGCCCAGCGAGACCCTGACCAGCCCCGCCTCGGCCCTGCACTCGGTAGCCGTGCACTGA